Genomic segment of Candidatus Desulfatibia profunda:
AGTCGGGATTGCCGATCTTACCGCATCTACTGCGTCAGATGCCGTCCCGCATAGTGGACTATAGCGGAACGACATCTTCCTTGTATCTACGGCAACCTCGACAATCGCTCAACTTAGGTTTCATAAATTTTTCAGAAAATTTATAATTGTTTATTAAATCAATGTAAAAATTAATAAAGCTAAAATCAACTCAAAAAGCAGCGGTTGCGATCCGCTGCTGCGGCGAATCTTGTGGGTTGACAAATCGGTTTGCCATCGCTATTTAAGCCGCAACCTGGATTTGCCATCAGAAATCCGGGTTAAATGTCACCGGTAAAGGAAAAAGTTTAAATGTCTATGAATTTTGCAGCGAGAATTACCGGAACAGGCTCGGCTTTTCCCGTTAATCGAGTGACCAACGACGATATAACTGAGAAATTGTCAAAATTGGGGCTTGAAACCAACGACGGCTGGATTCGGGAGCGGACGGGAATTTGTGAAAGACGGATATCGGATATTGAAAATCCGAACGAACATAACTCTTCTTTAGGATGCCAGGCTGCCCGAAAAGCCCTCGAAATGGCGGGGAAAACCCCCGAAGATATCGACCAGATTATTTATGCGACCTGCTCGCCGGACACCCAGCTGCCTTCGACTGCCTGCTGGCTTCAGCACAAACTGGGGGCCTTTCGGGCCTGGGCCCTGGATATCAATGCGGCCTGTTCCGGATTTGTTTACGGTTTGGCGATTGCCGAAAAGTTTGTGTGCAGCGGACAGGTGCAAACGGCGCTGGTGGTCGGCGGTGAAGTGCTCAGTTCCATTATCGATTGGAATGATCGCAATTCCTGCATCTTGTTCGGTGACGGCGCCGGAGCAGCCCTGGTCGAACGGGTTCCGGCGGATTCTCGCCGGCGGGTACTTTCCAGCCATTTACATTCGGACGGGAACCTGTGGGAACTCTTTCATATCCCGGCCGGGGGCTCCACGATGGAAGTCACCCCTGAGCGCTATGCGCAGCATCTTCACAAAATAAAGATGAGAGGTAAGGAAATTTTCAAAGTCGCGGTCCGGACGCTGGCCGACTTTGCGATTCGCGCACTAGAGCAAAACCGGCTGACCGTTGCAGATCTGGACTGGTTCGTGCCGCACCAGGCCAATCTGCGAATCATCGAGGCCGTGGCCCGGCGGCTCGACTTTCCCATGGAAAAAGTTTTGATTAATGTGGATCGCTACGGTAATACCTCGGCCGCAACGGTTCCGACGGCTTTTGACGAAGCCGTGCGGGACGGGCGTATCCAGCAAGGACAAATCGTATTATTCGACGCTTTTGGCGCCGGACTGACCTACGGCTCCATTCTGCTGCGCTGGTAGTAAACGACCACCGATCCTCATGTGCTCCCACAAAGGGCCCCTAATGCCAAAGCGGCGCAGTTTCTTTTGCAGTTGGTTGTTGATGTTGATATTGAGGCCGGGAAATATCCAGGTGGGGTGCTTTGTTGAAAACGTTTTTATAAACGGCAGGATGTCATTTTCAATGGCTGGTGAGAGGTAAAACACCGGTTTTAAAAAGTCCTCATCAGGCCCGATCAATCCCTCCTTGGCGGCCAACAAAGCAAGTTTGGTTCTGGGAAACACCCGGATGCCGATCATACAAATGACGGCGGTCGGCGCCAGATCCAGAATCGTTTTTAAGGTCTGATTTACGGTTTCCATGGTTTCCCCCGGCCCGCCCAGGAGCAGGGAATGGCAAAAACTGATGCCGGATTGCCGGCAGACGGCCGAGGCGTTTTCAAGGTCATTGACGGTAAAGCTTTTGCCCATATTGGCCAGCATGGTAGCATTGGCCGCGTCACTCCCGAATTCCAGGCCGGTACAGCCGGCGGCAAGCATTAAATCAATGAGTTCAGGCGTAACAAACCCCGGGCTGGCATAGCAGCTCCATCGGATCGGCAGTTTGCGGTTGATCATTTCCCGGCAAACGGCCTGGGCATGATCGATGGGATAATTAAATTCATTGTCGACAACAAACAGATGATTCACTCCATACTCAAGAATCGTTTCGATTTCGTCGCAGATGAGTCGGGGACTCCGCAGCCTTATGTTGGGACCTTCTATCAGCGGATAGGTACAGTAAATGCAGTGGAACGGGCAGCCTCTTTTGGTCTGGATGTTGCCCATTCCACCCCATCTCAAATAGGCCGCATTATCAAATTTCGAACGATCCGGGATCGGGAGGTCATTTAAGTTTTCAATTATTCCGGGATGATAGTTTATAACCCCTGATTTGAGCTCAGCGCGGGCATCTTTATGCTGCTTGTGTTCGTTGATGAATTTAACAAAAGAGAATTCTCCTTCCCCCAGGATTCCGTAATCAGTCTTTAAATAGTTTAACATCGCCGCAGGTATCAGTGCGAAACCGCTGCCGCCGACAACGATGAGGCCCCGGCTGTATTTTTTAAAGGTTTGAACCACCCGGCGATAAAAAGTCAGGTAGGAGACATATTGCGGATAACTGACATTGTCGACGTTTCGTAAGGAGAGTCCGATAATGTCGGGCGTAAAATCACGAACACAAGATGCAATCGCGGCTTCATAGTCCTGGACAAAACACAGGTCCAGTACCTGGTAGCGGATTCGGTTTTTTTTTAAGGCCCCGGCGATGAACGCCAAACCGATCGGAAAAACCGGATCGGGAAGAGATTCGACGTTGGGTGAAACCAGCAGGACTTTCATAATGACTCGATTTTCGAATGACCGGTGAAAATCAGGCTGCAACTGCCGCCGCCGAAAGAGCTGCTGGTCATCAGCGCGGTTTGAATATTGCGCCTTGAAGGTATCGCCCACTTGAGAACATCCTGCGGTCCTGCCGTCAGGACCTCGGCGTTTAATACCGGAAGGGGCCGCCGGCGGTACAGGCTTAAAAGAATGGCGGCGGCCCGGGTAATTCCGGCGCCCCCAAAATCACCCATCAGATACTTCAGGGGCGTCACCGCAAGATCGCTTGCGCGCTTGCTGAATATGATCTTGAGCTGATGATGCTCGATCCGATCCAGTTCGGCCGAAAAGTTGGCGGAAACATCGATGTGGTCAATGTCATCGGGGCATAGATGGGCCTGCTTGATTGCCAGAGACATGGCGCGGCCCATCTGCCCGCCTTCGGCTTCATAATGCCCCATGGGCGCCGGGCCTCCGGTGAGCGCCCCGGATTTCAGAATCCCGTAAATTTTGGCTCCGCGCCTGACAGCGGAATCGAGTCTTTCCATGACCAGGGTGCCGGCGCCTTCCCCCAGGACAAGACCGCCGCCGGGTTTGGGCGTTGCAGGTTCAGCGTGCGTCACTTTGATTTTATTGAGTACGCCCAGAGCATGATAACAGGAGTATTGCATGGCGGACAGCTCATCGGCTCCTCCCGCCAGGGCCACATCCACAAGGCCTTGCAAAAGAAGATTGCGGGCATAAAGCATGGCATTTTCCGCAGAGATTTCATTCTGGCAAAATGTGGTGTTGGGGCCTGTGATGCCGTGAAACATGGCGATGTGGCTGGCAGGGGCATTGGGAACCGTTTCAGGGAACAAGAACGGCTGGGCGCCCCGGGGGCCGTCTTTAAGAAGACTTGTAAAAAATTCGTCCACATGCGAACTGCTCCCGTAGGCTGTTCCCAGAATGACGGCGATGCGTTCTTTTTTTTGGTTTTCAAAATTCAGTCCGCTGTCATGCAGCGCTTCCACACTGGAACAAACCGCCAGCCTCGAAATTCGGCTCATGCGCCGATAGGCTCTGGGGGGCATAAACTCACGGGGCTCAAAGCCGTCGACCCAGCCGGCCACATTGGCGGCAAAGGGGCTTGTATCAAAGGCCGTGATTTTTTTCAGCCCTGTTCGGGCCTGTCGGCAGCTTTCCCAAAAGGCCTCGCGACCGATACCCATTGAAGCAATGACGCCGATACCTGTGACGGCAATATCCGACATTTTCATCAACTATTTCAGAGGTCGAAGAGTTTTTTTACACAACCCGCTTCATTAGCGGAATGGGTGATCATAGCTTAAAGCGTGTGCTGTTTGAGTGTATTAGGGATCGTTAGAAAGAACAGACGCACACCGTAAATCTATTATCACATGAGATCACCTTTCATTTTGGCAACTTATTGATTCTAAACGAAAGCCTCTGTTCTTTCTTTACGAGCCTTTATACACGAGTTCACACGTTTTAAGCTATGATTATCCATGGAGCGGTTTAACAGCGAAAACTCCCCGACTGACGAACTATTTCATCCGCCCGAAAACCACGGACGTATTATTGCCCCCAAACGCAAACGAGTTGCTGAGGGCGAAACGAATTTCCTGTTTTCTGGATGTATTCGGAACATAGTCCAGGTCACAATCCGGGTCCGGCTCGTCTAAATGGATTGTCGGCGGAGCCATCTGCCGCTTAAGGGCCAATATGGTCGCAACCGCCTCGATGGCACCGGCGGCCCCAAGGCAGTGACCCACCATCGACTTGGTTGAACTGACGGCGATATCATGACAGCGCGATTTTCCAAAAGTGCGTTTAATCGCCAGGGTTTCGATGGGGTCGTTTATCGGGGTGGCCGTACCGTGGGCGTTGATATAGTCGATTTGATCGGCACGGACACCGGCATGCTCAAGGGCCCTTGCCATTACCCGGCTCATTCCCATGGCTTCGGGATCCGGAGATGTCATGTGAAAGGCGTCGGAGTTAATCGCATACCCTAACACTTCGGCATAGATTTTTGCTCCTCGTACTTTGGCGTCCATATGGTTTTCCAGCACCAGAATCGCGGCACCTTCACCTAAAGAAAGCCCCTGACGGTTTTTATCAAAGGGACGGCAATATATCGGATCCATGGCCCGAATAGAATTAAACCCGGCAAAGGTCAGCTCGGAAAGGGCTTCACTGCCGCCGGTAATCACGATGTTTTGATTGCCGCTGCGGATGAGATCAAAACCATAACCGATGGAAGTGGCGCTGG
This window contains:
- a CDS encoding ketoacyl-ACP synthase III, yielding MSMNFAARITGTGSAFPVNRVTNDDITEKLSKLGLETNDGWIRERTGICERRISDIENPNEHNSSLGCQAARKALEMAGKTPEDIDQIIYATCSPDTQLPSTACWLQHKLGAFRAWALDINAACSGFVYGLAIAEKFVCSGQVQTALVVGGEVLSSIIDWNDRNSCILFGDGAGAALVERVPADSRRRVLSSHLHSDGNLWELFHIPAGGSTMEVTPERYAQHLHKIKMRGKEIFKVAVRTLADFAIRALEQNRLTVADLDWFVPHQANLRIIEAVARRLDFPMEKVLINVDRYGNTSAATVPTAFDEAVRDGRIQQGQIVLFDAFGAGLTYGSILLRW
- a CDS encoding radical SAM protein, with translation MKVLLVSPNVESLPDPVFPIGLAFIAGALKKNRIRYQVLDLCFVQDYEAAIASCVRDFTPDIIGLSLRNVDNVSYPQYVSYLTFYRRVVQTFKKYSRGLIVVGGSGFALIPAAMLNYLKTDYGILGEGEFSFVKFINEHKQHKDARAELKSGVINYHPGIIENLNDLPIPDRSKFDNAAYLRWGGMGNIQTKRGCPFHCIYCTYPLIEGPNIRLRSPRLICDEIETILEYGVNHLFVVDNEFNYPIDHAQAVCREMINRKLPIRWSCYASPGFVTPELIDLMLAAGCTGLEFGSDAANATMLANMGKSFTVNDLENASAVCRQSGISFCHSLLLGGPGETMETVNQTLKTILDLAPTAVICMIGIRVFPRTKLALLAAKEGLIGPDEDFLKPVFYLSPAIENDILPFIKTFSTKHPTWIFPGLNININNQLQKKLRRFGIRGPLWEHMRIGGRLLPAQQNGAVGQSGAKSVE
- a CDS encoding beta-ketoacyl-[acyl-carrier-protein] synthase family protein, with product MNSKGSIRVAVTGLGIITALGESLFAFEEGIFNGKCGIEPVSLFDTTGFTSQSAAQVKSQNLKEGFTTREIKRASRCDILGLIAAREALADSGLDLETCDRSRIGVVLGGGAGGMHSWERYRRSVWSGRSRPEPALLLPFANGPLTDLGAGNYGLTGPRATISTACSSSATSIGYGFDLIRSGNQNIVITGGSEALSELTFAGFNSIRAMDPIYCRPFDKNRQGLSLGEGAAILVLENHMDAKVRGAKIYAEVLGYAINSDAFHMTSPDPEAMGMSRVMARALEHAGVRADQIDYINAHGTATPINDPIETLAIKRTFGKSRCHDIAVSSTKSMVGHCLGAAGAIEAVATILALKRQMAPPTIHLDEPDPDCDLDYVPNTSRKQEIRFALSNSFAFGGNNTSVVFGRMK